In the genome of Flaviflexus ciconiae, one region contains:
- a CDS encoding DUF1295 domain-containing protein yields the protein MNKKALAVIFITLLLGGLVAAAGSQNSAKIGGFPLFALVVCGAFIIQWIAYIHAQLNQTEKYFDLIGSLTYTAVSLILLFSVPDLGTRSLILGIMVIVWAMRLGPFLFLRIKKDGGDSRFDKIKKDPVRFFNVWNIQGLWITFTASAAWIGMTSSEQAPISWLFFVGVGLWLFGFIIEVTADTQKRLWRRKPENKGRFITTGLWSWSQHPNYFGEITLWLGIAIAALPNLSGWQFVGLLSPVFVIVLLTKVSGIPLLQKQGEERWGDEAGYREYREKTSLLVPLPPRR from the coding sequence ATGAACAAGAAGGCATTGGCCGTAATATTCATTACGCTCCTCCTCGGCGGACTTGTCGCCGCCGCAGGTAGCCAAAACAGCGCGAAGATCGGAGGGTTTCCGCTCTTCGCTCTCGTGGTCTGCGGAGCATTCATCATCCAGTGGATTGCCTACATTCACGCGCAACTGAACCAGACCGAAAAGTACTTTGATCTGATCGGTAGCCTCACCTACACGGCGGTATCCCTGATCCTCCTCTTCTCGGTCCCGGACCTTGGAACGCGATCCCTGATCCTTGGCATCATGGTCATCGTCTGGGCGATGCGACTCGGCCCGTTCCTCTTCCTTCGAATCAAGAAAGATGGCGGGGATTCGCGTTTCGACAAGATCAAGAAAGACCCCGTCCGGTTCTTCAACGTCTGGAACATTCAAGGCCTATGGATTACCTTCACTGCTTCTGCCGCGTGGATTGGGATGACCTCATCCGAGCAGGCTCCCATCAGTTGGCTCTTCTTTGTCGGAGTTGGCCTTTGGCTCTTCGGTTTCATCATCGAAGTAACGGCCGACACCCAGAAGAGACTGTGGCGCCGCAAGCCCGAGAACAAGGGACGTTTCATCACGACCGGTCTTTGGTCCTGGTCCCAGCACCCCAACTATTTTGGTGAAATCACTTTGTGGCTCGGCATTGCCATTGCAGCACTGCCGAACCTGTCTGGATGGCAGTTTGTGGGCCTCCTTTCGCCGGTCTTCGTGATCGTTCTGCTCACCAAGGTTTCCGGTATCCCGCTCCTGCAGAAACAGGGCGAGGAACGGTGGGGTGACGAAGCCGGGTACCGTGAGTATCGAGAGAAGACATCCCTCCTCGTTCCCCTTCCCCCAAGGCGCTAA
- a CDS encoding ABC transporter ATP-binding protein has product MAVIFFGIYAIIFTYTVQGRFSVGDMVLLVQLVAMARQPVGSMSFLVDSAQHAIAGSRDYFEVMEIEVDRAPTLAEQKKRAEASASSTVTGPAARSGSAIDGAALTPAQDDLAATLVHDGPAVAFEDVTFGYDDDPDVLKGVSFSVRTGEKIAIVGESGGGKTTIISLLLGLYRLRGGTIAVAGTDVHSLSLLELRSQIGVVFQDSSLFSGTIRENIGYANEAASEAEIIEAAKKANAWRFIEDFPNGLDTVIGERGLKLSGGQKQRISVARAILKDPSILVLDEATSALDTRSERLVQEGLETLMENRTSLIIAHRLSTISSVDRIVTLRDGVVDEIGSPAELAVSGGIYAELLALQEEGTKRAKKAMRSYGIER; this is encoded by the coding sequence ATGGCGGTGATCTTCTTTGGTATTTACGCCATCATCTTTACGTACACGGTCCAGGGCCGCTTCTCTGTTGGCGACATGGTCCTTCTCGTCCAGTTGGTTGCCATGGCACGCCAGCCGGTTGGTTCGATGTCGTTCCTGGTGGACTCCGCCCAGCACGCGATCGCGGGCTCCCGCGACTACTTCGAGGTCATGGAAATCGAGGTCGATCGAGCACCCACTCTCGCCGAGCAAAAGAAGCGAGCAGAAGCATCCGCTTCCTCGACAGTTACTGGTCCCGCGGCCAGGTCGGGCTCGGCGATCGACGGTGCGGCCCTCACGCCCGCTCAGGACGATCTTGCTGCCACGCTGGTTCACGACGGTCCGGCCGTTGCGTTTGAAGACGTGACCTTTGGTTACGACGACGACCCGGATGTTCTGAAGGGCGTGTCGTTCTCCGTGAGGACGGGGGAGAAGATCGCCATCGTTGGTGAATCCGGCGGTGGCAAGACCACGATCATCAGCCTGCTCCTCGGGCTCTATCGTCTCCGCGGAGGCACGATCGCCGTTGCCGGCACCGACGTTCATTCCCTTTCCCTCCTTGAACTTCGCTCTCAGATCGGCGTGGTTTTCCAGGACTCCAGCCTGTTCTCGGGAACGATCCGGGAGAACATTGGCTACGCCAATGAGGCTGCCTCCGAGGCAGAAATCATTGAGGCCGCGAAGAAGGCGAATGCGTGGCGGTTCATTGAGGACTTCCCGAATGGTCTCGACACCGTTATTGGTGAGCGCGGCCTGAAACTCTCAGGCGGTCAAAAGCAACGTATTTCCGTGGCTCGCGCAATCCTCAAGGATCCGTCAATTCTCGTTCTGGATGAGGCGACGTCGGCACTCGATACTCGCTCCGAGCGCCTTGTGCAGGAGGGCCTGGAGACTCTCATGGAAAACAGGACATCACTGATCATCGCCCATAGGCTGTCCACCATCTCGAGCGTTGATCGCATCGTCACCCTCCGCGATGGTGTCGTTGACGAGATCGGTAGCCCTGCCGAGCTTGCCGTCTCCGGTGGTATCTACGCCGAGCTCCTTGCCCTTCAGGAAGAGGGAACGAAGCGCGCCAAGAAGGCCATGCGTTCTTACGGCATCGAACGCTAG
- a CDS encoding aminoglycoside phosphotransferase family protein: MTIEIPPSFAELLSNRHADPLLTREFPRHGTSGTEWLEALPRLLTKALNRWELTVDDADPGYIRTGNTAVVIDVLKGKKPAVLKLSWPFMEGAFEHLALREWDGVGAVRLEAAEPRDYALLLERLDHRRSLAGESILDACEVIGTLINTLDRPASPKFQTIAGRSKRWEDEFAGEHPRVPRRLLTQAGSHLKDLVADLKDETVDGTRLIHTDLHDTNVLTPLEPGRGNWLAIDPQAVAGEPAFAVAPMVWNRAEETAHSYNARNHVRMRADIISDVAGLDEERVRVWTFVRLVQNAVWAANENDEDGLTRYIFLAKMFAQ, from the coding sequence ATGACTATCGAGATCCCACCCTCTTTTGCAGAGCTGCTTTCTAACAGGCACGCTGATCCTCTTCTCACGCGCGAATTTCCACGTCATGGGACGAGCGGGACGGAGTGGCTCGAAGCGTTACCGAGGCTCCTCACGAAGGCTCTCAACCGTTGGGAGCTGACAGTCGATGACGCAGATCCCGGCTATATCCGCACCGGCAACACCGCCGTTGTCATCGACGTTCTGAAAGGCAAAAAGCCCGCGGTATTGAAGTTAAGTTGGCCGTTCATGGAGGGAGCTTTCGAGCACCTGGCGCTACGCGAGTGGGACGGCGTGGGAGCGGTTCGTCTCGAGGCCGCCGAGCCACGCGACTATGCGTTGCTTTTGGAACGCCTCGATCATCGGCGGAGCCTTGCCGGGGAATCGATTCTTGACGCCTGCGAGGTGATAGGAACGCTGATCAACACTCTCGACCGGCCCGCCTCCCCGAAGTTCCAGACCATCGCGGGGCGCTCAAAGCGATGGGAGGATGAGTTCGCGGGCGAACATCCTCGGGTGCCGAGAAGGCTCCTCACCCAGGCAGGCTCTCACCTGAAGGACCTTGTTGCGGACCTCAAGGATGAAACGGTCGATGGAACGAGACTCATCCACACCGACCTGCACGACACGAATGTTCTTACCCCTCTGGAGCCAGGTCGCGGGAACTGGCTAGCCATTGATCCTCAAGCGGTTGCGGGGGAACCGGCCTTCGCCGTCGCACCCATGGTGTGGAACCGAGCGGAGGAAACGGCTCACTCCTACAATGCACGCAACCACGTTCGCATGCGAGCCGACATTATTTCGGACGTCGCCGGGCTCGACGAAGAACGCGTGCGGGTATGGACGTTTGTGCGCCTCGTTCAGAACGCGGTGTGGGCGGCGAATGAGAATGACGAGGATGGGCTGACCCGCTACATTTTCCTCGCGAAAATGTTTGCGCAGTAA
- a CDS encoding ABC transporter transmembrane domain-containing protein — translation MKSLLRIVRFTKELRVHFAVIILASVLTAVAALVIPFIIAGATDVVVEANSGDRTESSAIRTVLWLAGAFLIIELASTAVSSIGGYVGDVMSARMRSILSVRYFEKLLSLPQRYFDNELTGTIVSRLNRSITEVTNFAKMFSNSFFTMIITTVAVLVITAWYAWPLALLLAIIFPVYMWLTTLTSKKWQKYEGEKNEDIDVAGGRFNEVVGQIKVVKSFVSELRELKSFTKRYDRTIQTTRKQSQHWHGMDALRRGSWR, via the coding sequence GTGAAATCATTGCTGAGGATTGTGCGCTTCACGAAGGAGCTGCGGGTCCACTTTGCAGTCATTATTCTGGCGTCGGTTTTGACGGCAGTAGCCGCTCTCGTCATCCCGTTTATCATTGCCGGGGCGACCGATGTGGTTGTGGAAGCAAACTCTGGTGACCGGACTGAGAGTTCCGCGATCAGGACCGTCCTGTGGCTTGCTGGTGCCTTCCTCATCATTGAGTTGGCTTCAACCGCTGTGTCGTCGATTGGTGGTTACGTCGGTGACGTCATGAGTGCGCGGATGAGGTCGATCCTGTCGGTTCGGTACTTCGAGAAGCTCCTATCTCTGCCGCAACGCTATTTCGATAATGAGCTGACCGGAACGATCGTGTCTCGGCTCAACCGTTCGATCACCGAGGTCACGAACTTCGCGAAGATGTTTTCGAACAGCTTCTTCACGATGATCATCACGACCGTCGCCGTACTTGTGATCACCGCCTGGTATGCGTGGCCGCTGGCTCTTCTCCTTGCGATTATCTTCCCGGTCTACATGTGGCTGACGACGTTGACGTCGAAGAAGTGGCAGAAGTACGAGGGTGAGAAGAACGAAGATATCGATGTTGCTGGCGGGCGCTTCAACGAAGTTGTCGGCCAAATCAAGGTTGTTAAGTCTTTCGTTTCCGAGCTCCGCGAGCTGAAGTCCTTTACAAAGCGATACGACCGCACGATCCAAACCACCCGCAAGCAGTCCCAGCACTGGCACGGTATGGATGCTCTGCGGCGGGGATCATGGCGGTGA
- a CDS encoding pyrimidine dimer DNA glycosylase/endonuclease V, whose amino-acid sequence MRLWSLHPHYLDRQGLLAAWRESLLAQAVLLGRTKGYTNHPQLFRFRESKDPAGALGAYLKEIADEAHNRNYRFDQEKIERINHGFTIDVTDGQLEFERQHLLAKILVRNPLETERIASLSAGPITPHPIFHAVHGPIEHWERGSLDRAPEEASGQQA is encoded by the coding sequence GTGAGACTCTGGTCCCTCCACCCCCACTACCTTGACAGGCAGGGCCTTCTCGCCGCATGGCGGGAAAGCCTGCTTGCCCAAGCCGTTCTCCTGGGCCGCACCAAGGGATACACAAACCATCCCCAACTGTTCCGGTTCAGGGAAAGCAAAGATCCGGCGGGGGCGCTCGGCGCCTACCTCAAAGAGATCGCAGACGAAGCACACAACCGCAACTACAGATTCGATCAAGAAAAAATCGAACGAATCAATCACGGCTTCACCATCGACGTCACCGACGGTCAGCTGGAGTTCGAACGTCAGCATCTGCTGGCGAAAATCCTGGTCCGAAACCCACTGGAGACAGAGAGAATAGCCTCCCTATCGGCCGGACCTATCACGCCACACCCGATCTTTCACGCCGTGCACGGCCCCATCGAACATTGGGAACGCGGCTCACTAGACCGAGCGCCGGAGGAAGCAAGCGGGCAGCAAGCTTAG
- a CDS encoding VOC family protein, whose protein sequence is MSIRTSAYITFTGNAEEALTFYHSVFGGNLEIDKYGDMPDTEFPFEPEPEWVAHGDLTGPVNISGGDGGDQPLKSHVYSFLVYSDSIEEGRALLEKLSANGGEEAMAYEEAPWGDHYGQVRDRFGVLWAVEANEN, encoded by the coding sequence ATGTCGATCCGCACCTCCGCCTACATTACCTTTACCGGAAACGCCGAAGAGGCTCTCACGTTCTACCACTCCGTCTTTGGCGGAAACCTTGAGATCGACAAGTACGGCGACATGCCGGACACGGAATTCCCATTCGAACCAGAACCGGAATGGGTCGCCCACGGCGATCTCACCGGCCCCGTCAACATCAGCGGCGGCGACGGCGGCGATCAGCCACTGAAGTCCCACGTCTACTCATTCCTCGTCTACTCCGACAGTATCGAGGAGGGCCGGGCTCTTCTCGAGAAGCTGTCTGCCAATGGTGGAGAAGAAGCCATGGCGTACGAAGAGGCGCCCTGGGGCGATCACTACGGCCAGGTTCGCGACCGTTTCGGTGTCCTCTGGGCCGTCGAAGCAAACGAGAACTAG
- a CDS encoding GNAT family N-acetyltransferase has translation MNISLTRMDPAGSDREALMSFMTANEFPFHMRPRPSASQVASSIEDGSFDDEDTTTYWIEHSELGRIGTLALEDLTDPTPLFDLRLDSKFRGRGLGTGVLRAATDHVFKTMDVNRFEGQTREDNIAMRAVFLKSGWVKEAHYREGWPVDGGTPVASVAYAILRRDWENGTLTPVPWDDFTIDRAP, from the coding sequence ATGAATATCTCACTGACCCGCATGGATCCAGCCGGATCGGATCGAGAAGCACTCATGAGCTTTATGACAGCGAATGAGTTCCCGTTTCACATGCGCCCACGGCCCTCGGCCTCCCAGGTTGCAAGCTCTATCGAAGACGGTTCTTTCGATGATGAGGACACGACAACGTACTGGATTGAGCATTCTGAGCTGGGTCGAATTGGGACACTTGCCCTTGAGGACCTCACCGACCCCACTCCCCTTTTCGACCTTCGGCTCGACTCAAAGTTCCGCGGCCGCGGGCTCGGAACCGGCGTTCTCCGTGCCGCAACCGATCATGTCTTTAAGACAATGGACGTCAACCGCTTCGAGGGACAGACTCGGGAGGACAACATTGCCATGAGGGCGGTGTTCCTCAAGTCGGGTTGGGTGAAGGAAGCCCACTACCGGGAGGGCTGGCCCGTTGACGGTGGCACACCCGTTGCTTCCGTTGCCTACGCGATCTTGAGGCGTGACTGGGAGAACGGCACCTTAACTCCCGTGCCGTGGGATGACTTCACGATTGACAGGGCACCCTAG
- a CDS encoding AMP-dependent synthetase/ligase, translating to MSTSPTHLTEASTPPLADFGTYRNIVDLIAERGEVAPNHIAFRIKQNGALVDVTTEEFVSTVRAVAKGLIAQGVQAEDRIATQGATSYSWTIADIASLWAGAIVVPIFDTSSPDQVQHILRSSNSVAAFAGTEEQRRGIASQIGEKIWSLDEHGMSALKAAGQHVTDEQLDERRVGVNLDDVATLVFTSGTEGMPKGAIITHRNLIGQVLNIGADYGELVHDRGSTLIFLPLAHVLARGLQLICLTAGMRISYESDPAQAVGALTTLRPTFLVVVPRVLERIRDRIAEQARSKRLGWVWRDAEQTAIAWGRMLEERQHMTANPSRSLKLRHATYDRLFFAKVRDLVGGQIDYLLSGAAPLNSNLNLLFRGMGLEVIEGYGLTESTAPLTGNRPGNNYAGTVGPPTPGHTVRISPEGEVLARGIGISPGYDGIDNSTTMVDGFIRTGDLGTLDSEGRLTITGRLSETIVTSGGKTISPQKWESNVAQDPLVAHAVMVGDSRPYPGALIFLDQEEAAKHGITSTNDGQFLDDTIPASILTAIRRANQLVAAPERVKRIKILLMDMAPGSDFVTPTMKLRRSRVIQKLSASIDELYERGMSV from the coding sequence ATGAGCACATCACCCACGCATTTGACTGAAGCATCGACACCGCCCCTTGCCGACTTTGGTACATATCGCAACATTGTCGACCTCATCGCCGAACGCGGAGAGGTCGCACCGAACCACATAGCGTTCCGCATTAAACAGAATGGTGCTTTGGTCGACGTTACGACAGAAGAATTTGTGAGCACCGTTCGGGCCGTTGCTAAAGGGCTCATCGCACAGGGCGTACAAGCCGAGGACCGCATCGCGACTCAGGGCGCCACGAGCTATTCGTGGACGATCGCTGACATTGCTTCCCTGTGGGCTGGCGCTATCGTCGTGCCAATCTTTGACACGTCCTCCCCCGACCAGGTTCAGCACATCCTGAGATCCTCAAATTCGGTCGCCGCCTTCGCCGGCACGGAAGAACAACGGCGGGGCATCGCTTCCCAGATCGGCGAGAAGATATGGTCGCTCGATGAGCACGGCATGTCAGCTCTCAAGGCGGCGGGTCAGCACGTTACCGACGAACAGCTGGACGAACGTCGTGTGGGCGTCAATCTCGATGACGTCGCCACACTCGTCTTCACGTCCGGGACAGAGGGGATGCCCAAGGGCGCGATCATCACTCATCGCAACCTCATAGGGCAGGTTCTCAACATTGGGGCGGACTACGGCGAGCTCGTTCATGATCGTGGATCGACACTGATCTTCCTTCCGCTCGCACACGTCCTTGCCCGCGGTTTGCAACTCATTTGCCTGACCGCGGGAATGAGGATCAGCTATGAGTCAGATCCCGCCCAGGCTGTTGGCGCACTGACCACGCTTCGCCCAACTTTCCTTGTCGTTGTCCCCCGGGTGCTTGAACGGATCAGGGATCGTATTGCCGAGCAGGCACGGTCAAAACGCCTCGGATGGGTTTGGCGAGACGCTGAACAAACCGCGATTGCCTGGGGCCGAATGCTGGAAGAACGCCAGCACATGACGGCTAACCCTTCGCGATCGCTGAAGTTGCGGCATGCAACTTATGATCGTCTGTTCTTCGCCAAAGTCCGTGATCTGGTCGGCGGTCAGATCGACTACCTCTTGTCGGGAGCAGCCCCACTTAACTCGAACCTGAACCTCCTCTTCCGCGGCATGGGCCTCGAAGTTATTGAAGGCTACGGTCTGACTGAGTCAACAGCACCATTGACGGGTAACCGGCCTGGGAACAACTATGCGGGGACGGTTGGCCCTCCCACCCCTGGTCACACCGTCAGGATCTCGCCAGAAGGTGAAGTGCTCGCTCGTGGCATCGGTATTTCTCCAGGCTATGACGGGATCGATAACTCCACGACGATGGTTGACGGCTTTATCCGAACAGGCGATCTGGGCACGCTCGACAGCGAAGGCAGACTAACGATTACCGGTCGTCTGAGCGAGACCATCGTGACGTCCGGTGGTAAAACAATCTCCCCACAAAAGTGGGAATCGAACGTGGCGCAAGACCCGCTGGTTGCTCATGCCGTCATGGTGGGTGACTCTCGCCCCTACCCCGGTGCTCTTATTTTCCTTGATCAGGAGGAAGCGGCCAAGCACGGCATCACGAGCACGAACGACGGTCAGTTCTTGGACGACACCATCCCAGCCAGCATCCTCACGGCGATTCGTCGCGCGAATCAGCTAGTTGCGGCCCCGGAACGGGTGAAGCGGATCAAAATCCTCCTCATGGACATGGCTCCCGGAAGCGACTTCGTCACACCCACGATGAAGCTACGTCGATCACGGGTCATCCAAAAACTCTCCGCAAGCATCGACGAACTCTACGAACGAGGCATGTCCGTTTAA
- a CDS encoding MMPL family transporter, translated as MTKPTSKNDSSTTRPKKSRLLRVFLPAMILLVWVVAAGLGGPLFGRISEVSSNDQSAYLPADSESATVSTASQEFYDSDDIPGVIVIVSENGALDEADLAEIGRVVDSLGQLDSTGEISPPIPSEDGEAVQVFVPIDSSVELSDGVDELKGVLDSELPDGMTSYVTGPAGLATDLSAAFAGVDGLLLAVAFAAVLVILLVVYRSLILPAAVLMTSLVALCGALLVVWNLANWGAFLLNGQVQGILFILVIGASTDYSLLYVARYREELAVNEDRWEATKKAWRATIEPVVASGGTVIAGLLMLLLSDLESNSVLGPVASIGIIVSILSALTLLPALLGLLGRRAFWPRVPHYDPDSVGEDHVKSTGVWGRTVRWVERRPRPIWIVTLIVLAVGAAGVTQLRADGVAETELVLTASEARDGQEVLSEKFTAGSGSPATILVPEGNLDEAVRVLEETEGVDSVTISAVDGPGGQAPINQDGIQSTGGPEAPAPDPTVVEGNVLLQATLSYPADERAALDAIVDIREGLSEAAPGALVGGPSATNLDTITTSIEDRQLIIPLVLVVILVILMLLLRAIVAPILLVLTTLLSFGTAMGVSAIVFNEILDFPGADPAVPLYAFVFLVALSIDYTIFLMTRVREESLRHGTREGIVRGLAVTGTVITSAGLVLAATFAALAVIPILFLFQLAFIVAFGVLLDTFVVRTLLVPALSLDIGKKIWWPSKLSRDDGQAAELTKDEQDDELRTDGQNGHVSRV; from the coding sequence ATGACAAAACCAACGTCAAAAAACGATTCCTCGACCACGCGGCCTAAGAAGTCGCGATTATTGCGAGTTTTCCTGCCCGCAATGATCTTGCTGGTGTGGGTTGTTGCGGCGGGTCTTGGAGGGCCCCTCTTCGGTCGAATTTCGGAGGTCTCTTCGAATGATCAAAGTGCCTACCTGCCGGCCGATTCCGAATCGGCAACGGTGAGTACTGCTTCGCAAGAGTTCTACGATTCCGATGACATTCCCGGTGTGATTGTGATCGTGTCGGAGAACGGTGCTCTTGATGAAGCGGATTTGGCAGAGATTGGTCGAGTCGTCGACTCCTTAGGTCAGCTTGATTCCACGGGTGAAATTTCCCCTCCGATTCCTTCGGAGGATGGTGAGGCGGTCCAAGTATTCGTTCCCATCGATTCATCTGTTGAGCTCTCGGACGGCGTTGACGAGCTGAAGGGTGTCCTGGATAGCGAGCTGCCGGACGGTATGACGTCCTATGTAACTGGCCCGGCTGGGCTCGCAACCGACCTCAGTGCGGCCTTCGCCGGAGTCGACGGTCTTCTCCTTGCGGTCGCATTCGCTGCTGTCCTCGTCATCCTTCTTGTTGTCTACCGATCCCTGATTCTTCCCGCCGCTGTTCTCATGACGAGCCTTGTCGCCCTATGCGGTGCGCTTCTCGTGGTGTGGAACCTCGCGAACTGGGGAGCGTTCCTCCTCAATGGCCAGGTCCAGGGCATTCTCTTCATCCTTGTCATCGGTGCCTCGACCGACTATTCACTTCTCTACGTTGCCAGGTACCGTGAGGAACTTGCGGTGAATGAAGATCGTTGGGAGGCCACGAAGAAGGCGTGGCGGGCAACTATTGAACCGGTTGTTGCGTCCGGCGGCACCGTTATTGCCGGCCTTCTCATGCTCCTCCTGTCCGACCTGGAGTCCAATTCTGTTCTTGGCCCCGTTGCCTCGATTGGAATCATTGTTTCGATTCTGTCTGCTCTGACCCTTCTTCCGGCCCTTCTGGGTCTGCTCGGTAGGCGTGCGTTCTGGCCTCGCGTTCCCCACTACGACCCGGATTCTGTCGGCGAGGATCACGTCAAGTCGACGGGTGTGTGGGGCCGGACTGTTCGCTGGGTTGAGCGCCGTCCCCGCCCGATCTGGATCGTCACTCTCATTGTTCTTGCCGTTGGCGCTGCCGGCGTCACGCAACTGCGAGCTGATGGCGTTGCCGAAACCGAACTGGTCCTCACGGCCTCGGAAGCGCGCGATGGTCAGGAAGTTCTGTCCGAGAAGTTCACGGCTGGCTCCGGTAGCCCCGCCACGATCCTTGTGCCGGAAGGAAACCTAGACGAGGCCGTGCGCGTCCTTGAGGAGACTGAAGGAGTAGATTCCGTCACGATTAGCGCGGTGGATGGGCCCGGCGGGCAGGCGCCGATCAACCAGGATGGCATTCAGTCCACGGGAGGACCCGAGGCTCCGGCACCGGACCCGACAGTTGTCGAGGGTAACGTTCTGCTCCAGGCGACACTGTCCTATCCGGCCGATGAACGTGCGGCTCTTGATGCAATTGTCGACATCAGGGAAGGTCTGTCTGAAGCTGCTCCCGGTGCGCTCGTCGGCGGGCCGTCCGCGACGAACCTGGATACGATCACAACGTCAATTGAGGACCGACAGCTCATCATCCCGCTTGTCCTCGTTGTCATTCTTGTCATCCTCATGCTGCTTTTGAGAGCAATCGTTGCCCCAATCCTGCTGGTGCTGACAACTCTCCTGTCATTCGGCACGGCTATGGGTGTCTCCGCGATTGTCTTCAACGAGATCCTCGACTTCCCCGGAGCGGACCCGGCTGTTCCCCTCTATGCCTTCGTATTCCTCGTGGCGCTCTCCATCGACTACACGATCTTCCTCATGACACGAGTTCGGGAAGAATCGCTCCGTCATGGAACCCGGGAAGGCATTGTCCGGGGCCTTGCGGTGACGGGTACGGTCATTACCTCTGCGGGCCTGGTCCTTGCTGCCACGTTCGCGGCACTCGCCGTTATTCCGATCCTCTTCCTGTTCCAGCTCGCATTCATTGTGGCCTTCGGCGTCCTCCTCGACACCTTCGTCGTGAGAACACTGCTGGTCCCGGCCCTGAGCCTGGACATTGGTAAGAAAATCTGGTGGCCTTCCAAGCTCTCCAGAGACGATGGACAAGCTGCTGAACTCACGAAGGATGAGCAGGACGATGAACTCCGCACGGATGGTCAGAACGGTCACGTCAGCCGAGTCTGA
- a CDS encoding DUF1206 domain-containing protein — protein sequence MNTPSGKKTVNHVTGTARGAASEAKNSKWFEYVARIGYVMTGLIHAMIGWICLRLGLTGDSGESADQSGAIGAFADAPGGAALLFIGGVAMAALALTHVLDVFYGSGRRSKKKASGIIKAISKAVMYAVLAYTSIQFALGDSSDSGDSAESAAEPFLSSPTGKAIVISVGVIIIIVGLYHVYKGISRKFHQDLSPSGDRQIGQLIDKTGLVGYVAKGIALMGVGAMVMWAGFTADADKARGLDAAFKEALDLPGGGIALAAIGIGFILYGIYSALRAKYQEM from the coding sequence ATGAATACGCCTTCGGGAAAGAAGACTGTCAATCACGTTACCGGTACCGCGCGCGGCGCCGCGTCCGAAGCAAAGAACAGCAAGTGGTTCGAGTACGTAGCCCGGATTGGGTACGTCATGACCGGCCTTATCCACGCAATGATCGGATGGATCTGCCTGCGGCTCGGGCTGACGGGCGACTCGGGTGAGTCCGCGGACCAGTCGGGCGCAATCGGGGCTTTTGCCGACGCTCCCGGTGGTGCGGCGCTTCTCTTTATCGGCGGTGTTGCCATGGCAGCACTGGCACTTACCCACGTGCTGGATGTTTTCTACGGAAGCGGCCGCCGCTCAAAGAAAAAGGCCTCCGGAATCATCAAGGCCATCTCCAAAGCAGTCATGTACGCGGTGCTCGCCTACACCTCGATCCAGTTTGCTCTGGGCGACTCTTCGGACTCGGGTGACTCGGCGGAGAGCGCTGCCGAGCCATTCCTCAGTAGCCCAACCGGCAAGGCAATCGTCATTAGCGTTGGTGTCATCATCATCATTGTTGGCCTCTATCACGTGTACAAGGGCATTTCCCGCAAGTTCCACCAGGACTTGAGCCCCTCCGGGGACCGACAGATCGGCCAGCTCATCGACAAGACGGGCCTCGTCGGTTACGTCGCAAAAGGCATTGCCCTCATGGGTGTCGGTGCGATGGTCATGTGGGCAGGTTTCACTGCCGACGCCGACAAGGCACGCGGACTCGATGCTGCCTTTAAGGAAGCCCTCGACCTTCCCGGCGGCGGTATTGCCCTTGCCGCTATCGGCATCGGATTCATCCTGTACGGCATCTATTCGGCGCTGAGGGCGAAATACCAGGAAATGTGA
- a CDS encoding MarR family winged helix-turn-helix transcriptional regulator, translating to MFSLRANSPSGELLDLSGLEEEDIEQISALMNSLGNLREAERRVSEASATYMALNETDMRALHFLIVCENLEQDVTASSITRHLRVSPATTTKLLDRLEKGGHITRSPHPTDRRATTIHITRETRKAAYESVGAMQSRRFHAAARLNREERDIVIRFLVDMTEQIDMKHADWAQH from the coding sequence ATGTTCAGCCTCCGAGCAAACAGTCCGTCAGGGGAGCTTCTCGACCTCTCCGGCCTGGAAGAAGAGGACATTGAACAGATTTCAGCTCTCATGAATTCGCTCGGAAATCTGAGAGAAGCCGAGCGCCGGGTTTCGGAAGCCTCGGCCACCTACATGGCGCTGAACGAGACGGACATGAGGGCGTTGCATTTCCTCATCGTGTGCGAGAACCTCGAACAAGACGTCACGGCATCGAGCATTACTCGCCACCTCCGAGTCTCCCCCGCCACGACCACAAAGTTGCTCGACCGACTCGAAAAGGGCGGTCACATCACTCGCTCTCCACATCCCACAGACCGGCGCGCAACCACAATCCACATCACTCGCGAAACCCGAAAGGCCGCGTACGAATCCGTCGGGGCAATGCAGTCCCGGAGATTCCATGCCGCTGCCCGGCTGAACCGCGAGGAACGCGACATCGTTATCCGTTTCCTCGTGGACATGACCGAGCAGATTGACATGAAGCACGCCGATTGGGCACAGCACTAA